In Leucobacter denitrificans, the genomic window TCATGTTCCCAGAACAGGCTGCTGCGCACGATGCCCGCGTTGTTCACGAGGATGTCGGGGTCACCGAGGTCCTCTCGCACCTGAGTCATCGCGGCTGCGACAGACTCGCGATCCGCAATATCGACGACGTACGCCCGCACGTTCGCGGGGGTACCGCGCCGCGCCGAAGCACTCCCGAGCTCGCGGGCGAGGTCGTCCACGCGTGCCTCGTCGACGTCCCAAAGCACAATCGTTTTCGCGCCCTCGCGCACGGCACGCCTCGCGTAGAGCTCTCCCATTCCGCGGGCGGCACCGGTGATGAGCACGGTTGAACCAGATACGACAGCATTCATACGCCCAGCCTATTTGCGGCTGTCGCGCATGCCTCGATGGTTGGTGGTTATCGCAGAGCGGCAACCGCGAGGTCGGTGCGATCGGTGACGATACCGTCAATTCCCATGCGCACGAGCTCTCGCATGCGCCCAGGACTATTCACTGTCCACACGTGCACCTCAACACCGTGGCGGTGAGCGGCTTCGATGAGGCGCTGGCTGAGCACTCGAATCGGCCCTTGCCGCTCCGGGATCTGCAGCGCGTCGATCCCCTGAAACGCCCGCGCCTGGAGCGCGCGCGACCGCAGCGCGACCGCGAGCAGAATGCGCACCATCACGCCTTGGCTTGCGCTCGTCACGACAAGGGTTGTTGCACCGACGCGTGACGCGGCCGCGAGACCCCGCGTCCGCCGCTCGTCCGAGAAGCTGGCGAGGAGCACGCGATCCGCCGCAATTTGCCCGATGAGTGCGCCCGCGGGCTCGACGGTGCCGTCGATCTTGAGGTCGAGATTCCACCGTGCACCCGGAAACTCGGTGAGTGCCGCCTCGAGCGAGAGCAATCCTCCGCGCACAGCCATGAGTCGTTCCAGCTCGCCGTACTCGACCTCAGAGACGGCGCGTGGATCGTCGAGGGTGCGCGAGAGGTCTTCATCGTGAAAGAGCACGACTGTACCGTCGCGCGTCACGTGGCAGTCAGACTCGAGGTAGTCGGCCCCAGCGGCGAGCGC contains:
- a CDS encoding glycerophosphodiester phosphodiesterase family protein, whose protein sequence is MVHPFFDSPKPRIFAHRGFVPEDLARDGILENTRAAFANALAAGADYLESDCHVTRDGTVVLFHDEDLSRTLDDPRAVSEVEYGELERLMAVRGGLLSLEAALTEFPGARWNLDLKIDGTVEPAGALIGQIAADRVLLASFSDERRTRGLAAASRVGATTLVVTSASQGVMVRILLAVALRSRALQARAFQGIDALQIPERQGPIRVLSQRLIEAAHRHGVEVHVWTVNSPGRMRELVRMGIDGIVTDRTDLAVAALR